A region of Solea solea chromosome 7, fSolSol10.1, whole genome shotgun sequence DNA encodes the following proteins:
- the LOC131462739 gene encoding uncharacterized protein LOC131462739 — protein MMVFLLTNRVRELISSMLRCRPSLSRPPADTKGKEDKTLVDAGPSVVVPRLTLRPTAHTTPEPPPTEPPALASPLAQTADEDINSWSCSHHQKIWMRTELQSLGLWPGFQHMLKPGPALSLWRFPPQPELMDTASTLQSRNLFQLHPFFIWKPESGIMVRLRNNYVLPCLHGCPKPDVVSAGVGRPRVIVGTNRQYYIFASRLCCKICKRMWFADSPRWLDKLPKRFTNIVPAFLTYKKAFCKSVLHELRRTGRSPSDMAKQVKKLLHLKYERARLAYLCSIQNTWDAEAGVCGKEDASLSFGAYDDADGWCGVSVSASYLSDCLTDECKLLQRTSGLVLRSDHTRKDDSLVPVSPPPGPTPSANLTPSTPATVAQLPQLQPAESHNVQPMSQGSTGHPAIKETSPLPLETQKPWQTGGSETVHVPVVVLPPATVNPVDPDHVPPEKPLAEKTVHVPVVVLPPATVNPVDPDHVPPEKPLAEDKVQKMLQDILQQQQQFQQQLQQVQLPRHEQQEKPRQTKTCHSCGQPMSRHQNDGSSIHHFYQQGPTRYHYCSTKVFQRYSAEGLTDSRMPFEAFAQTAFFRRELQLTKGRVEEKAAKRRKLMEPVAPQTQGRMCRFCHTALKQSPHSKHIHTGFPGVAGKYIYCPPKVLNLYRPQGMLKEMTWREFQASPFYAMEKERWTVERKK, from the exons ATGATGGTGTTCCTACTAACCAATAGGGTTCGTGAATTGATTTCCTCAATGTTGAGG TGCCGTCCTTCACTGTCAAGACCACCTGCTGACACTAAAGGGAAAGAAGACAAGACGCTAGTGGATG CTGGTCCTTCTGTTGTTGTGCCCCGACTGACACTCAGACCAACCGCTCATACTACACCTGAGCCGCCACCCA CCGAGCCCCCTGCCTTGGCTTCCCCACTGGCACAGACAGCAGATGAGGACATAAACAGTTGGAGCTGCTCGCATCATCAGAAGATTTGGATGAGGACAGAACTCCAGTCTCTGGGACTGTGGCCTGGGTTCCAACATATGCTCAAGCCAGGGCCCGCGCTTTCACTATGGCGTTTCCCCCCACAGCCTGAACTCATGGACACGGCGTCAACTCTCCAGTCCCGCAACCTCTTCCAGCTCCATCCGTTTTTTATCTGGAAACCTGAGAGTGGCATAATGGTGAGGCTGAGGAATAATTATGTACTCCCTTGCCTTCACGGTTGTCCAAAGCCAGACGTTGTCTCAGCCGGTGTGGGAAGGCCTCGAGTGATTGTCGGCACCAACAGACAATACTACATCTTTGCTTCGCGACTTTGCTGCAAGATTTGTAAGCGGATGTGGTTTGCCGACAGTCCTCGGTGGCTGGACAAACTGCCAAAGCGCTTCACAAACATTGTGCCAGCATTCCTGACTTACAAGAAGGCCTTTTGTAAGTCTGTGCTTCATGAGCTGAGGCGCACTGGCAGGTCGCCTTCTGACATGGCAAAGCAGGTGAAAAAACTGCTGCATCTCAAGTATGAACGAGCTCGACTGGCATACCTCTGCAGCATTCAGAACACCTGGGACGCCGAGGCTGGGGTTTGTGGGAAGGAAGACGCGTCACTGTCTTTTGGAGCCTATGATGACGCGGATGGATGGTGTggagtctctgtctctgcctcctaCTTATCAGACTGCCTCACTGATGAGTGCAAGCTCCTGCAGCGCACTTCTGGACTAGTCTTACGCTCTGACCACACCAGGAAGGATGACTCACTGGTTCCTGTGTCTCCCCCCCCTGGCCCGACACCATCCGCAAACCTGACCCCGTCAACTCCTGCAACTGTGGCCCAGCTCCCCCAGCTTCAACCTGCTGAGAGCCATAATGTACAGCCGATGTCCCAAGGAAGCACGGGACATCCAGCTATAAAGG AAACCTCACCTCTGCCACTGGAGACACAGAAGCCGTGGCAAACTGGGGGAAGTGAGACTGTCCATGTCCCCGTTGTGGTGCTGCCACCAGCCACTGTCAATCCAGTCGATCCGGACCATGTGCCACCTGAAAAGCCATTGGCAGAGAAGACTGTCCATGTCCCCGTTGTGGTGCTGCCACCAGCCACTGTCAATCCAGTCGATCCGGACCATGTGCCACCTGAAAAGCCATTGGCAGAGGACAAAGTACAGAAAATGTTACAGGACatattgcagcagcagcagcagtttcagcaacaGCTACAACAGGTACAGCTGCCGCGGCATGAGCAGCAAGAAAAGCCCCGGCAGACCAAAACATGTCATTCGTGTGGGCAGCCGATGTCACGCCACCAAAATGATGGATCATCGATCCATCATTTTTACCAACAAGGCCCTACACGCTACCACTACTGCTCCACAAAGGTCTTCCAGAGGTACTCTGCAGAGGGCCTGACAGACTCCAGGATGCCCTTTGAAGCGTTTGCTCAGACCGCATTCTTTCGGCGTGAGCTGCAGCTGACGAAGGGCAGAGTGGAGGAAAAGGCTGCCAAGAGGAGGAAACTGATGGAACCTGTGGCTCCTCAAACGCAGGGTAGAATGTGCCGCTTCTGCCATACGGCGCTGAAGCAGAGCCCCCACAGCAAACATATCCACACGGGGTTTCCTGGAGTGGCGGGTAAGTACATTTACTGCCCTCCGAAAGTCCTTAACCTCTACAGACCACAAGGTATGCTGAAAGAAATGACATGGAGGGAATTCCAGGCCTCACCCTTTTATGCCATGGAAAAGGAGAGGtggacagtggagagaaaaaaatag
- the LOC131462738 gene encoding uncharacterized protein LOC131462738, which produces MQDYRRGRKSSIMSTRRDKCAVRGCTADHTVLHKLPASGDVRAQWVHFMYEADVPDKVSKRVFVCSHHFASDCFVNLGQYNSGLSRRLKLKGGSVPTLRRDTAVEQTASTSGAHPVEKGHHVACQTDPPTATSTRSTGTQLSMKTLQPHFRSADTQTHIPSTDVGVGTAAALPCLTPTPIKTPRKRRRTELEEVEEEEEPAEGSYVDIQVPHDSTYDPVDTLNESADVTKESSVPVHKTPTYIVYEDCLMELFQVCPVCKRNCDVRSRRLGTFLSVEQQCLHCEFSRKWNSQPLVGSTPAGNLQLSTAVYTTGASFFKIEKVFRAMQLKMFKYDSFRRHARMYIEPAIVHKWKTTQTAILQQLSEQQNVVLGGDLRADSPGHSAKYGSYTMMDLRTNTVIDLQLVQSNEVGGSYHMEKEGLKRSLALLEERGVTMESIVTDRHPQIQKFLRESNITHYYDVWHMEKGLSKKLLKISQNKGCEKLTKWLRSIKNHMYWTAASSTSGPERTAKWTSILNHVLDVHTHDDPAFPQCLHPIRTSTDRSKWLTAGTPAFCRLEKALTNKRVMKDVVKLSPHYQTSSLEAFHSLILRFAPKNVVFPFLGMLCRLYLAVMHFNENAARPQATNCDGEPLFRLQFPKWKKGECTAKPVREQATFKYVDETMDLVFEKVFPEPGPYTEAVLQMSIPEDLSAQFEKPDQKEVIERYVTRFSRGPV; this is translated from the exons atgcaagACTACAGGCGAGGGAGGAAAAGCAGTAtcatgtcaacgcggagggacaagtgtgctgtacGTGGCTGCACAGCGGATCAcactgttttacacaaacttccagcctcagggGACGTGCGTGCCCAGTGGGTACATTTTATGTATGAAGCtgatgtgccggataaagtcagcaaacgtgtgtttgtgtgttcgcaccacttcgcgtCGGACTGCTTTGTAAACCTTGGTCAGTACAATTCCGGACTGAGCAGAAGATTGAAGCTGAAAGGGGGATCAGTACCAACTCTCCGTCGAGACACCGCTGTGGAGCAAACT GCTAGCACATCCGGTGCACATCCGGTGGAAAAGGGTCATCATGTGGCGTGCCAGACGGACCCCCCAACAGCAACATCAACACGCTCAACTGGAACACAGCTTTCAATGAAGACTCTACAACCTCATTTCAGAAGTGCAG ACACGCAGACACATATTCCCTCAACTGATGTTGGTGTTGgcacagcagctgctctgccGTGTTTGACACCAACACCAATAAAGACACCACGTAAGAGACGACGCACAGAATTGGAAGaggtggaagaggaagaggagcctgCAGAAGGCAGTTATGTTGACATCCAGGTGCCACATGATTCCACATATGACCCTGTGGACACCCTGAATGAGTCCGCTGATGTGAC AAAGGAGTCTTCTGTTCCTGTTCATAAGACTCCCACTTACATTGTGTATGAGGACTGCCTAATGGAGCTGTTTCAGGTGTGCCCTGTGTGTAAGCGGAACTGTGACGTGCGGTCAAGAAGGCTAGGCACGTTCCTCTCTGTGGAACAGCAGTGTCTGCATTGTGAGTTCTCCAGAAAGTGGAATAGCCAGCCACTTGTTGGTAGCACTCCTGCTGGGAACCTGCAGCTATCCACCGCAGTGTATACCACTGGTGCCTCTTTCTTCAAGATTGAGAAG GTCTTCCGGGCAATGCAGTTGAAGATGTTCAAATATGACTCATTTAGAAGGCATGCTCGGATGTACATAGAGCCAGCGATTGTGCACAAGTGGAAGACGACACAGACTGCTATTTTGCAGCAGCTCAGTGAGCAGCAGAATGTCGTCCTTGGTGGTGACTTGAGAGCAGACTCTCCCG GACATAGTGCCAAGTATGGTAGCTATACCATGATGGACCTGAGGACCAACACTGTTATTGATTTACAGCTGGTTCAA AGTAATGAGGTCGGGGGAAGCTACCACATGGAGAAAGAGGGCCTGAAGAGGAGCCTGGCTCTGTTGGAGGAACGTGGTGTTACTATGGAGAGTATTGTGACAGACCGTCACCCCCAAATCCAGAAGTTCCTGAGGGAGTCCAATATCACACATTACTACGATGTGTGGCACATGGAAAAAG GACTGTCCAAGAAACTGTTGAAGATCTCACAGAACAAGGGCTGTGAGAAACTGACAAAATGGCTTCGCAGTATAAAAAACCATATGTACTGGACGGCTGCATCTTCCACATCGGGGCCAGAGAGAACTGCAAAGTGGACGTCCATTTTGAACCATGTCCTGGACGTCCACACCCACGACGACCCCGCTTTTCCCCAGTGTCTGCATCCAATCCGCACTTCTACAGACAGGAGCAAGTGGTTGACAGCAG GAACTCCAGCCTTCTGCAGACTGGAGAAGGCACTGACCAACAAGAGGGTCATGAAGGATGTGGTGAAGCTGAGCCCTCATTACCAAACATCATCACTGGAGGCTTTTCATAGCCTCATTCTACGCTTCGCGCCAAAGAATGTTGTCTTTCCTTTTCTTGGAATGCTGTGCAG ACTATACCTGGCAGTCATGCACTTCAATGAAAACGCAGCCCGTCCACAGGCAACAAACTGTGATGGAGAGCCACTGTTCAGGCTCCAATTTCCAAAGTGGAAAAAAGGGGAATGCACAGCAAAGCCAGTGAGAGAGCAGGCAACGTTCA AGTATGTGGACGAAACCATGGACCTGGTGTTTGAGAAGGTTTTTCCGGAGCCTGGTCCATACACAGAGGCGGTTCTGCAAATGTCCATCCCTGAAGACCTCTCTGCACAGTTCGAAAAGCCGGACCAGAAGGAGGTGATTGAGCGCTATGTGACGAGGTTCAGTCGAGGGCCGGTCTGA
- the LOC131462744 gene encoding porphobilinogen deaminase-like isoform X1, with the protein MEEGPYKYIRDGNGKVSRVIRIGTRKSQLARIQTDSVADTLKELYPDIHLEIVGMTTTGDKILDTALSKIGEKSLFTKELENALERNEVDLVVHSLKDLPTSLPPGFTIGAVLKRENPHDAVVLHPKHAGKSLDTLPESSAIGTSSLRRAAQLKKRFPHLVFKDIRGNLNTRLKKLDEKEDFAAIILAAAGLRRMGWENRISQILEPEDCMYAVGQGALAVEVRAKDVDILEMVSVLHDSDTVLRCIAERAFLRRLEGGCSVPVAVHTDIKDSQLYLTGAVFSLDGSDSLKETMQTSVAAAAAAADDKSSEEVDECVQRVGVTATKLSGEAQDRAERLGVDLANLLLSKGAKEILTVARQLNDAR; encoded by the exons ATGGAGGAAGGACCTTACAAGTACATCAGG GATGGGAATGGCAAGGTTAGTCGGGTCATCAGGATTGGAACCCGCAAAAGCCAG TTGGCTCGTATCCAGACTGACAGTGTGGCAGACACGCTGAAAGAGCTATACCCCGACATCCACTTGGAAATAG TTGGCATGACAACAACTGGAGACAAAATCCTTGACACTGCTTTATCAAAG ATTGGAGAGAAGAGTTTGTTCACCAAAGAGCTGGAAAATGCTCTGGAGaggaatga GGTTGATCTGGTGGTTCACTCACTCAAAGACCTTCCCACCTCTCTGCCTCCAGGGTTCACCATCGGAGCTGTGTTAAA GAGAGAAAATCCCCACGATGCAGTGGTTCTGCAtccaaaacatgcagggaaATCTCTGGACACTCTGCCAGAGAGCAG TGCGATCGGCACCAGCTCACTGCGGCGCGCTGCTCAGCTAAAGAAGAGATTCCCTCACCTTGTCTTCAAAGACATC CGTGGAAACTTGAACACACGTCTGAAGAAGCTGGATGAGAAGGAGGACTTTGCTGCCATCATCCTGGCTGCTGCTGGCCTCAGGAGAATGGGCTGGGAGAACCGGATCAGCCAG ATCCTGGAGCCTGAAGATTGCATGTATGCTGTTGGACAG GGGGCCCTGGCTGTGGAGGTTCGGGCCAAAGATGTAGACATCCTGGAGATGGTGTCTGTGCTCCATGACTCTGACACCGTGCTGCGCTGCATAGCTGAGAGAGCCTTCCTCAGAcgcctg GAGGGAGGGTGCAGCGTTCCTGTCGCTGTCCACACTGATATCAAAGACTCACAG CTCTACCTGACGGGGGCGGTTTTCAGCCTGGACGGATCAGACAGTCTGAAGGAAACCATGCAGACCagcgttgctgctgctgctgctgctgctgacgacaAG AGCTCGGAGGAGGTTGATGAGTGCGTGCAGCGAGTGGGAGTGACGGCCACTAAGCTCTCGGGTGAAGCCCAGGACCGAGCGGAGCGGCTGGGGGTCGACTTGGCCAACTTACTGCTGAGCAAAGGAGCCAAGGAGATCCTGACTGTGGCCCGGCAGCTCAACGACGCCAGATAA
- the LOC131462744 gene encoding porphobilinogen deaminase-like isoform X2: protein MSEENNTQDGNGKVSRVIRIGTRKSQLARIQTDSVADTLKELYPDIHLEIVGMTTTGDKILDTALSKIGEKSLFTKELENALERNEVDLVVHSLKDLPTSLPPGFTIGAVLKRENPHDAVVLHPKHAGKSLDTLPESSAIGTSSLRRAAQLKKRFPHLVFKDIRGNLNTRLKKLDEKEDFAAIILAAAGLRRMGWENRISQILEPEDCMYAVGQGALAVEVRAKDVDILEMVSVLHDSDTVLRCIAERAFLRRLEGGCSVPVAVHTDIKDSQLYLTGAVFSLDGSDSLKETMQTSVAAAAAAADDKSSEEVDECVQRVGVTATKLSGEAQDRAERLGVDLANLLLSKGAKEILTVARQLNDAR from the exons ATGTCTGAGGAGAACAACACTCAG GATGGGAATGGCAAGGTTAGTCGGGTCATCAGGATTGGAACCCGCAAAAGCCAG TTGGCTCGTATCCAGACTGACAGTGTGGCAGACACGCTGAAAGAGCTATACCCCGACATCCACTTGGAAATAG TTGGCATGACAACAACTGGAGACAAAATCCTTGACACTGCTTTATCAAAG ATTGGAGAGAAGAGTTTGTTCACCAAAGAGCTGGAAAATGCTCTGGAGaggaatga GGTTGATCTGGTGGTTCACTCACTCAAAGACCTTCCCACCTCTCTGCCTCCAGGGTTCACCATCGGAGCTGTGTTAAA GAGAGAAAATCCCCACGATGCAGTGGTTCTGCAtccaaaacatgcagggaaATCTCTGGACACTCTGCCAGAGAGCAG TGCGATCGGCACCAGCTCACTGCGGCGCGCTGCTCAGCTAAAGAAGAGATTCCCTCACCTTGTCTTCAAAGACATC CGTGGAAACTTGAACACACGTCTGAAGAAGCTGGATGAGAAGGAGGACTTTGCTGCCATCATCCTGGCTGCTGCTGGCCTCAGGAGAATGGGCTGGGAGAACCGGATCAGCCAG ATCCTGGAGCCTGAAGATTGCATGTATGCTGTTGGACAG GGGGCCCTGGCTGTGGAGGTTCGGGCCAAAGATGTAGACATCCTGGAGATGGTGTCTGTGCTCCATGACTCTGACACCGTGCTGCGCTGCATAGCTGAGAGAGCCTTCCTCAGAcgcctg GAGGGAGGGTGCAGCGTTCCTGTCGCTGTCCACACTGATATCAAAGACTCACAG CTCTACCTGACGGGGGCGGTTTTCAGCCTGGACGGATCAGACAGTCTGAAGGAAACCATGCAGACCagcgttgctgctgctgctgctgctgctgacgacaAG AGCTCGGAGGAGGTTGATGAGTGCGTGCAGCGAGTGGGAGTGACGGCCACTAAGCTCTCGGGTGAAGCCCAGGACCGAGCGGAGCGGCTGGGGGTCGACTTGGCCAACTTACTGCTGAGCAAAGGAGCCAAGGAGATCCTGACTGTGGCCCGGCAGCTCAACGACGCCAGATAA